In Nostoc sp. UHCC 0926, a single genomic region encodes these proteins:
- a CDS encoding ankyrin repeat domain-containing protein, with the protein MSQVSRPDLSEATTQWLIAKGYNPGDLNQLGENGDTALMKATREGVDTVVKELINAGVDINARNSDRNNALWFACFGNHYDLINLLLAVNINIDNQNDNGATVLMYAASSGKTEVVKLLLPHHPNLDLKNLDDYKAIDFASNVEVLRILKDATK; encoded by the coding sequence ATGAGTCAAGTAAGCAGGCCAGATTTGAGTGAAGCAACAACCCAATGGCTAATAGCAAAAGGCTATAATCCTGGGGATTTAAATCAGCTAGGTGAGAATGGCGATACCGCTTTGATGAAAGCTACAAGAGAGGGAGTTGATACAGTCGTCAAAGAACTGATTAATGCAGGTGTGGATATTAATGCTCGAAATAGCGATCGCAACAATGCTTTGTGGTTTGCTTGTTTTGGAAACCACTACGATTTAATTAATTTGCTGCTGGCTGTCAACATTAACATTGATAACCAAAATGATAACGGTGCAACTGTTTTAATGTATGCAGCATCATCTGGAAAGACAGAAGTCGTCAAGTTACTTTTACCGCATCATCCTAACTTAGATTTAAAAAACTTAGACGACTATAAAGCTATCGATTTTGCCAGCAATGTAGAAGTTTTAAGGATACTTAAAGATGCCACAAAGTAA